Proteins co-encoded in one Bremerella sp. TYQ1 genomic window:
- a CDS encoding DUF885 family protein yields MPMIRLIVLAALTLALPTSLSAEENTASAQLHQLFEEDWQWRLNNYPTMGTSIGDPRGNDKWTDLSREAITERDKHPHELLEKLKQIDAGQLNGQDLLSYELFDYNVRRAIDGQKYPTELLAIDQLGGPQFDLAFTAEQMPFQTVEDYENYIARLNAYPAYLQQNIALLKEGIEKRWVQPAGPLRSIPKQISGQVLADATDSPLYKPFVDFPESISQEEQLRLKKLGKTAIANQVFPAMLNLKKFIEDEYLPQGDEIIGAAALPNGRDYYAYKCRYSTTTDLTPQEIHEIGMSEVKRIRGEMEKVIRESGFEGSFEEFIQFLKTDSQFYYTEADDLLRGYRDIAKRVDAELPKLFVELPRLPYGVKAFPDYEAPNQTSARYYPGSAEAARAGFFMANTYALDSRPKYEMEALTLHEACPGHHLQIARAQELTDLPMFRRQGHYTAFVEGWALYAESLGEEMGFYQTPYDKFGQLTFEMWRACRLVVDTGIHNKGWSRSQAIKFFKENSGKSDLEVAVEVDRYIVWPGQALAYKIGELQIKKLRAKAEQELGDQFDLRAFHNAVLDNGAIPLPVLERLIDRWIAEQKKS; encoded by the coding sequence ATGCCGATGATTCGCTTGATCGTACTTGCCGCGCTGACGCTCGCGCTGCCAACTTCGCTTTCCGCGGAGGAAAATACCGCTTCGGCGCAGCTGCACCAGCTTTTCGAGGAAGATTGGCAGTGGCGTCTGAATAACTATCCCACGATGGGAACGTCCATTGGCGATCCACGCGGTAACGATAAGTGGACCGATCTCTCGCGCGAGGCAATCACTGAGCGCGATAAGCACCCGCACGAATTGCTGGAAAAGCTCAAGCAGATCGATGCAGGCCAACTGAATGGACAAGATCTTCTTTCGTACGAGCTGTTTGACTACAACGTTCGCCGAGCCATCGATGGGCAAAAGTATCCGACCGAGCTTTTGGCGATCGACCAACTCGGCGGTCCTCAGTTCGACTTGGCGTTCACTGCCGAGCAAATGCCGTTTCAAACGGTCGAGGATTATGAAAACTACATTGCCCGCTTGAATGCCTACCCTGCTTACTTGCAGCAAAACATTGCGTTGTTGAAAGAAGGCATCGAGAAACGCTGGGTTCAGCCAGCCGGCCCGCTTCGTAGTATTCCCAAACAAATCAGCGGCCAAGTGCTTGCGGACGCGACCGACAGTCCTCTCTACAAGCCATTTGTCGACTTCCCCGAAAGCATCTCGCAAGAGGAACAGCTACGCCTGAAAAAGCTAGGCAAAACGGCGATCGCGAACCAAGTCTTTCCAGCGATGCTGAACCTTAAGAAGTTCATCGAAGACGAGTATCTGCCGCAAGGTGACGAGATCATTGGTGCAGCCGCTTTGCCCAACGGCCGTGATTATTACGCCTACAAGTGCCGCTATTCGACAACGACCGATCTGACTCCCCAAGAGATTCATGAGATCGGCATGAGCGAGGTGAAGCGAATTCGTGGCGAAATGGAAAAAGTCATTCGCGAATCTGGTTTTGAAGGGAGCTTCGAAGAGTTCATTCAGTTTCTGAAAACCGATTCTCAGTTTTATTACACCGAAGCAGACGATCTGTTGCGTGGATACCGCGATATTGCAAAGCGTGTCGATGCCGAACTTCCCAAGCTGTTTGTCGAGTTGCCCCGCTTGCCGTACGGGGTGAAAGCGTTTCCCGACTACGAAGCACCTAATCAGACTTCGGCTCGCTATTACCCAGGATCGGCCGAAGCTGCCCGAGCAGGGTTCTTCATGGCAAACACTTATGCACTCGACAGTCGGCCGAAATACGAAATGGAGGCCCTTACGCTTCACGAGGCCTGCCCGGGACATCACCTGCAGATTGCCCGAGCCCAAGAGCTTACCGACTTGCCAATGTTCCGCCGCCAGGGACATTACACGGCCTTCGTGGAAGGCTGGGCCCTGTACGCGGAGTCTCTGGGGGAAGAGATGGGTTTCTATCAAACGCCGTACGACAAGTTTGGTCAGCTGACCTTCGAGATGTGGCGAGCTTGCCGCCTGGTCGTCGACACCGGCATTCACAACAAAGGTTGGAGTCGCTCGCAAGCCATTAAGTTCTTCAAAGAGAACAGCGGCAAAAGCGATCTGGAAGTGGCGGTCGAAGTCGATCGCTACATCGTTTGGCCAGGGCAAGCGCTCGCCTACAAAATTGGTGAGTTGCAGATCAAAAAACTGCGTGCTAAAGCAGAACAAGAATTGGGCGATCAGTTCGACCTTCGAGCGTTCCACAACGCGGTGCTCGACAACGGAGCGATTCCGCTTCCGGTCCTGGAACGTTTGATCGACCGCTGGATTGCCGAGCAAAAGAAGAGCTAA
- a CDS encoding DUF1295 domain-containing protein — MDFSNLLLVNAAVIAGCMFSLWLLSLWLKDASIVDLFWGFGFVVVAWVSLLCVPSPKPLAWVTTILVTIWGCRLAGYLSWRNIGKGEDSRYAEMREKPGRNFALFSLVVIFGLQGAIMWVVSLPLQIMPTLDGHFTSLTPVGWLLWLIGISFEAIGDYQLASFKSDPNNKGKVLDKGLWHYTRHPNYFGDFLVWWGYYVLVLSADPSAWWTIIGPALMTFCLLWFSGVAHLEKRIQTRRPEYADYIRRTSSFFPWPPAPKKSTESYSSHSHSPSV, encoded by the coding sequence ATGGACTTTTCCAACCTACTTCTGGTCAACGCCGCCGTCATTGCAGGGTGCATGTTCTCCCTTTGGCTGCTCAGTCTCTGGCTGAAAGATGCGAGTATTGTTGACCTGTTCTGGGGGTTCGGCTTTGTTGTCGTTGCCTGGGTCTCTTTGCTTTGTGTTCCATCACCGAAACCTCTTGCTTGGGTAACGACCATTCTGGTCACCATCTGGGGTTGTCGGCTGGCTGGTTATCTTTCTTGGCGAAACATCGGCAAGGGGGAAGACTCTCGCTACGCCGAAATGCGAGAAAAGCCAGGCAGAAACTTTGCGTTGTTCAGCCTGGTCGTGATCTTTGGTCTTCAGGGCGCGATCATGTGGGTCGTTTCTCTACCACTTCAAATAATGCCGACGCTCGACGGCCACTTTACTTCGCTCACGCCAGTTGGCTGGTTACTATGGTTGATCGGAATCAGCTTCGAGGCGATTGGTGATTATCAACTTGCCAGCTTCAAGAGCGATCCCAACAACAAAGGTAAAGTGCTCGACAAGGGGCTATGGCACTATACACGACACCCCAACTACTTTGGCGACTTCCTGGTTTGGTGGGGTTATTACGTGCTGGTGCTTTCCGCCGATCCTTCTGCCTGGTGGACAATCATCGGACCGGCTCTGATGACATTTTGCTTGCTTTGGTTCTCGGGGGTGGCTCACCTTGAAAAGAGAATTCAAACGCGGCGACCAGAATATGCGGACTATATACGCCGCACCAGTAGCTTCTTCCCATGGCCGCCGGCACCTAAGAAGTCGACCGAATCCTACTCGTCCCATTCCCACTCTCCTTCGGTTTAG
- a CDS encoding Glu/Leu/Phe/Val dehydrogenase has protein sequence MNAPTNVDLFSGAISRLDKAFQFADIDAEALERLKHPKQILQVSVPVRMDDGSLRVFTGYRVRHDDTRGPTKGGLRYSPGVDISEVKALAFWMTFKCAVMNIPYGGAKGGICVNAKELSRMELERLSRGFIEQIADFIGPETDIPAPDMYTNAMIMGWMMDEYSKIHRRRTPGVITGKPIPLGGSQGRDDATGRGAYYCIKELEKKRDWVPKETKVAIQGFGNAGQSIAKLLHADGYQVVAVSDSRGGIYKPEGFDIPSLVQIKNESRRLQAVYCSGSVCEAVEAKSITNEELLELDVDILIPAALENVITASNANKIKAPVLIEVANGPTTGEADEILNEKGKLVVPDILANAGGVTVSYFEWVQNQQGFYWSLEEVQQRLHAMMSQEFGHVYDWMVEKKIDMRTAAYAVALSRIGDAISSLGTVQYFSDNDS, from the coding sequence ATGAACGCCCCAACGAATGTCGACCTCTTTTCCGGTGCCATTTCTCGCCTCGATAAAGCATTTCAATTTGCGGACATCGACGCCGAAGCACTTGAACGCTTAAAGCACCCCAAGCAAATTCTCCAAGTCTCGGTTCCTGTCCGCATGGACGATGGCTCGCTTCGCGTGTTTACTGGCTATCGTGTTCGTCATGACGATACTCGCGGCCCAACCAAAGGTGGCCTTCGTTATTCGCCTGGCGTGGACATCTCAGAAGTGAAAGCCCTCGCGTTCTGGATGACGTTCAAGTGCGCCGTGATGAACATCCCGTACGGCGGAGCCAAGGGTGGCATCTGTGTAAACGCGAAAGAACTTTCGCGTATGGAGCTCGAACGTCTTTCGCGAGGATTTATCGAGCAGATCGCCGACTTCATCGGGCCAGAAACCGATATCCCAGCCCCCGACATGTACACCAATGCGATGATCATGGGCTGGATGATGGATGAGTATTCCAAGATCCACCGTCGCCGCACGCCTGGAGTGATTACCGGCAAACCGATTCCACTCGGCGGCAGCCAAGGCCGTGACGATGCCACCGGCCGCGGCGCGTATTACTGCATCAAAGAACTCGAAAAGAAACGTGACTGGGTTCCCAAAGAAACCAAAGTCGCCATCCAGGGTTTCGGTAACGCAGGGCAGAGCATCGCCAAGCTGTTGCATGCCGACGGATACCAAGTTGTCGCCGTGAGTGATTCACGTGGCGGGATTTACAAGCCAGAAGGTTTCGACATTCCTAGCCTGGTTCAGATCAAAAACGAGTCGCGTCGACTGCAAGCCGTTTATTGCAGTGGATCGGTCTGCGAAGCCGTGGAAGCCAAATCGATCACGAATGAAGAACTGCTTGAACTGGATGTCGACATCCTCATTCCAGCAGCCTTAGAAAACGTCATCACCGCTTCCAACGCCAATAAGATCAAAGCTCCTGTCTTGATTGAAGTCGCCAACGGTCCAACAACCGGCGAGGCGGATGAGATCTTGAACGAAAAGGGCAAGTTGGTCGTCCCAGACATCTTGGCCAATGCTGGCGGAGTGACGGTCAGCTACTTCGAATGGGTTCAAAACCAACAAGGCTTTTACTGGAGCCTGGAAGAAGTTCAACAAAGACTTCACGCGATGATGTCACAAGAGTTCGGGCACGTTTACGACTGGATGGTCGAGAAGAAAATCGACATGCGTACGGCGGCCTATGCGGTTGCTCTTTCCCGTATTGGGGACGCAATTTCCTCGTTGGGTACGGTGCAGTACTTTTCGGACAACGATTCGTAA
- a CDS encoding glycosyltransferase family 4 protein, which yields MGFSLLYHNEAGSGVSEGLPPIGQANFPQVRLVSIPQFSYQLDPTISASAPVDKTRHPGTMRRAMKIVQLISGFGVNGAIIQCLRLAEGLARRGHDVTLVGRDDSWIQEQVEGTGIHFLPSDLRRWPMHDLKEMARWIEHEKIDVVHTHNTSGQLFGMMLKMFTRVPVVATAHHTKVHAYWMFKDFVIANSDHTRSIEVNWNRVRPQNVETVRALIDHAPIPANADQLRNRWREENGFREDDKVIGIVGDVCPRKNHLLLLKAMPEILRQVPNAKVAVVGNRCPIYIKQVRSTVIRMGLRNEFRFINFQDDIPSVMRAIDLLVACPTQEAFGLTPPEAMAAFKPVVATRVGGLVESVVDGETGYLVPSQNASALSAAIAKVLRNDDLAEQFGMAGRARFLEMFDNQRNVIRHEEIYTEVARRVLRREVAKPSLPPTAKPIRSTPTLPTAGVPPMVYHR from the coding sequence ATGGGCTTTTCCTTACTGTATCACAACGAAGCAGGCTCGGGAGTATCAGAAGGCTTACCACCCATAGGGCAGGCGAACTTCCCCCAGGTTCGTCTTGTCTCGATTCCGCAATTTAGCTATCAACTCGATCCGACCATTTCGGCTTCGGCCCCGGTCGACAAGACGAGACACCCAGGAACCATGCGGCGTGCCATGAAAATCGTGCAACTAATCTCCGGATTCGGCGTCAACGGGGCGATCATCCAGTGCCTGCGACTGGCCGAAGGCCTTGCGCGTCGCGGGCACGATGTAACCCTTGTAGGTCGCGACGATTCCTGGATTCAAGAGCAAGTCGAAGGCACCGGTATCCACTTTCTGCCTTCTGATCTTCGCCGCTGGCCGATGCACGACCTCAAAGAAATGGCTCGCTGGATCGAACACGAAAAGATCGACGTCGTTCATACGCACAACACCAGTGGACAGCTCTTCGGCATGATGCTGAAGATGTTTACCCGAGTTCCAGTCGTTGCTACTGCCCATCACACCAAAGTCCATGCCTACTGGATGTTCAAAGACTTCGTGATCGCCAATTCAGACCACACGCGAAGCATCGAAGTCAATTGGAATCGCGTACGCCCCCAAAACGTAGAAACGGTTCGGGCGCTGATCGATCACGCTCCGATTCCTGCCAACGCCGATCAGCTTCGCAATCGATGGCGAGAGGAAAACGGCTTTCGCGAAGACGATAAAGTGATCGGAATCGTCGGAGATGTCTGCCCACGTAAGAACCATCTCCTTCTTCTCAAAGCGATGCCCGAGATCCTGCGGCAAGTCCCCAACGCCAAAGTCGCCGTCGTTGGAAATCGCTGCCCGATCTACATTAAGCAAGTCCGCTCAACGGTCATTCGCATGGGTCTGCGAAACGAATTTCGCTTTATCAACTTCCAAGACGATATTCCCAGCGTAATGCGTGCGATTGATCTCTTGGTCGCCTGCCCTACCCAAGAAGCATTTGGTCTCACTCCTCCCGAAGCAATGGCCGCGTTTAAGCCGGTCGTTGCGACACGTGTCGGAGGTTTGGTCGAAAGCGTCGTCGATGGAGAAACAGGCTACCTCGTACCGAGTCAAAACGCCTCCGCACTGTCGGCCGCCATTGCGAAGGTCTTACGCAACGACGACCTGGCCGAGCAATTCGGCATGGCCGGTCGAGCTCGTTTCCTCGAAATGTTCGACAACCAGCGAAACGTCATTCGGCACGAAGAGATCTACACTGAAGTCGCCCGACGTGTTCTTCGCCGTGAAGTCGCCAAGCCCAGTCTGCCACCGACAGCAAAGCCCATTCGCTCGACGCCGACACTACCAACTGCCGGTGTCCCGCCAATGGTTTACCACCGCTAA